TGTTACTCAataattgtttttatgttttatttttaacaacTTTGTTCACTCATACAAAGTGTGAATGCCTTGTAATATGCctctcgagggggggggggttgacccgTTTGTTGCTGTTCCTCtccagggggagaccagggggttCTGAACGGGTTCTTCAGCAGCTGGGCCACGACAGACATCTCCAAGCACCTCCCCTTCATCTACAACCTCAGCAGCATCGCCCTCTACACATACCTTCCTGCATTCAAACAGTACGTATGCAAACCCACCACCAGCCCTACCACCATCTGACTTCATATCGAACCGTTCATGCGAAGGCAAGTCTTTTAGACGTAGAAAAGCACTGAAACAAGGTATAGTGCGTTTCTGTCAGCGAGCTCCTCGGTATGAGACGCCAAGCCATGAGGTAAGGGGATATGGGGTCACATGAAGGCAGGTTCCTGCCCCCACGTGACATCAGGTTACCAGCAAGGAAGGGCTTGGCCGGGGGGGCCAGGAGGCCAGGCCCCCACTCATGCCTCCCCAACCATTCTGCCGGCTGGTCGCCCCTCAGGTTCCAACAGCTGATGCCGGGGACCGAAATAGAGCAGGTTTTTTGAAGAACGGTCATACAAGAGTAACTGGCTGCTCATTGTGCTCTCTTTctggctcttctctctctctctctggctccctctctccataCTCATAACCCTAGACAGTGGGCATATCGATAACATGACCGTTGGCCAAAGGGATCAAAGTTGAATCACTTCTGACTCCAGCTCTGACAACCTTATTGAGGAACTGGAGAGGCTTCATGGCACCAGTGACGGGGGACACACCAGCGTGTGCTGAACTGGCAAATGACGTAGCCTTCATGCAATATGTCTTTACAGACGAGCTGCTCTGTTTAGATTTATTGGCCACGAACGAATATATCAAATCAACATTCTGCAAGAATACATATCCGCCATAAACACTTGCTGATTTGAGATGGATCctatattgtttttttgttttttctacgGGGAGCTCTCTTTTTCAAAGAAGCAATGCTTACTTCCTGCGGCCACAATCtcattttaaaagaaaaaaaagacatagTTCAGGTTTTTAACAGCACTGCATTGGTTCCCCCATTTCAGGTACGGAGGCAATGCCAAGGTGGTCCATTTCCTGGGGCAGATGAAGCCGTGGAGCCTCACGTTTGACCCCAAAGCCCAgaaggtcagggggggctcccAGGACGCGGTggcctcccactcctccttcctcctggacTGGTGGACCCTGTACTCCAGGGAGGTCCTGCCCCTGCTCCAGGAGCACTACGGAGACCAACCTTTCCACTCCGGATGTGTGGAGGTGAATGAACACATTGAGAATTTAAAtagtatatattttattttaatatttatttcatgtttttccaacattttcttaaaaaaacGCTTAACTGGATTTGGATTTCCAGGgttctttttttaaagaatgtctttttaaaaaatgtccTCGTTCCTCTTCTCCCAGTACAGTGACACCTGTGAGGAGGGACAGGTACGTTGGTtgaatgatgataataataataataataataataataataataataataataataataataataatgcaagcTGGGCCTTGTTAACCACTACTACTGCCGAGTCCCGTCTCTGGTTGTTTGCTTTGTGCCGGTTGGAAATATCGATGCTTTTCAAACAAAAAAGGCCACTGATGCACTTAATTCATTCCATTTTAAACCCTGAAGCTGGTTTTCCACACTCTTCCTTGGCTGGTATTTAATCGGTCACGCCTTTTTGCGTCCTCCATCGTCCAGGCGGAGGAGTGCCAGGAGGCCTCTGCTGCTGCGTCCGAGGCCTCCCGCCTGTCGTCGGAGGAGCGCAGGGAGCGCTGGGAGCGGGGCCAGGCCGACTACATGGGGGAGGACTCGTTTGAGAACATCCAGAAGAAACTGGACGCTTTTCTCAAATAAAGGAACGGCGACGCAAGATCCCTCGCCATGTCACTACGCTCCGATTCCGTAGGTCCTCTGAAAACCAAACGACCCCCCGAATGCACGTTCACCGTCTCCCACCCACCCGGTTCATATCAGTGTTTCTAAGGTCTTAGGAAATTGTGTCATCCCCTTTTGCTATTGGTCCACTTTGTTTGACGGTACAATGATCTGACAATCAACTGCGATGTTGAGGCTAAATTGGAGGAATCTCGCACTAAAGTTTGAACAACATGCCTGTCATGtgttgtactgggggggggggagacagacagacagacagacagacagaccaactaACTCAACCAGAGCTTGGTCTGAATTCTCTGGACGGTCGGTCTGTGGAATCGTGGCGACATTATGCAAGATGAATTGATGGTAAATCATGTTCACGATCATATCCGTATTTGTTGCAGGGTGCTGATCCCTTTTGTATGAATAACGATGGCTGGACTGTGGGTAAAAGACGTGGGTCTGGTTTTGTTTGTGGGCTGGACGTATGTATATTCAattaattttgtttttgttttattattcagtCCGTAACGATTTAGATGCACCTTTTTTCTATCTTGGACTTCAAATTCCTTGAATCCTACACTCTGTGGGGGCAAACGTTTACAAACTTGCATCTTTAAAGAATGAAGGCCAACTTTTGCATGGCCCTGCTTTGGAAAATCGGTGTCTTCCCTTAATCCACAAGATCAAGTGCCTTACACTGCAGCGCTTGCTCTCTGCTAACCTCGGCAGGCTGTCTTCCAGTGTTGCTCTCTCCCTTGTCAACAACCATAACCTTGCCACTGGTCTTTTTGCCAAACGCGTTCACTCACTGCTGTGTTGCTCCAAATGTTTGTCACCATGTCACCATGGCTCTTGTCACCAACagaataaaaacacattaaaagGAATGATTGACTGAAgagattttatttgtgtttaatAGCTTGATTTCATTAGAAAATGTGTATTTGGTCAACAAACTATTtgaaacaaaagataatttggGTTGGGATTTGACATGCGTTTATGACCTGCGTAAATAAAACTTCACTGTAGAGGGCGCTTGCTGGCCATGTCTGGATGTATAGGGTTgcactgccatctagtggccacACGAATCAGCAATACACAAATTGCACAGTGTATGCAATTTTAACAACTAAAGGAAGATTGGATCAATTATCTTGAGTACAACGATGTTATTCTCTTTGCACGATGGACACTCGAGTTATGACAATAGATTTATCATAATTCCCATGGCCAAAATTCCTCGTGATCGGAACAGGGGGCAGGTCCCTCCGAGTCCCATGACGTATACTAGCTCAACCAGCGAAAAAGGAGGCAAAAAGTAAACGCGTTATTTCCTTAAGATGGCCTCGACTTCTTGGGTTCGTGTTGTGGTCCTGGTGTCATTCTCGGTCCTTCTGACATTGGCTCTGGGCTTCGGGCTGCCTGCGGTCCTGACCTTAGCTGCCGGATGCTTCGGCTTTGCAGAGAGGAGTGTCACGGAATGCAtcgtgtttgtttatttggttttcgTGGCATACGTTGCAATGCCTAGAGTTCCTAGAGGAGTGGTGGAGGTATGGTTGTTAAATTATGCATGGCTTGTTATGTTGTTACGCacagtgatgtgttgtgtgattGGTCGTGGATACTTGACTTTGCAGAGCTTCAATTAGGATATGTTGTAGTTTTGAGTGCTGACACTACCATTGCATTGTACGCCTCGTCGTTGTTAAAGGAAGTCATTGTTTACAAGttgtatttttaattaaatggtGTACACATACCCTGGTGACCACTGTCGTTTTCCCAGGTTAAAAACAAAGCAGTGTTCATCACTGGCTGCGACAGTGGTTATGGCAATGCACTCGCTAAACACTTGCACAAACTTGGATTCACGGTGTTCGCAGGCTGTCTTTTAAAGGTAAATGTTgcgttttttatttaaatgtatgctcTGTAGTAGCTTAAACACTTTAGTTGGAACTTCTATTTCCAACATCGAATCTGTTTTCAATTACGCATTTATGTAGCTGTAACACTGACGTATTCGTGGTTGTTTTTAAAGTATGAGCTATGCCCATCTTCAGGATGACGATGGTGAGGGGgcgaaggagctggaggagctcaAGTGTGATCGCATGAACGTGTTGCAACTCGACGTCCGCAGTGAGGAGCAGGTCACCAAGGCTGTGGAATATGTCCAAGAAAGTCTTGCTGACAAAGCAACAGGTATTTACATCAGTGATAACTGCAATGCATATGCAGTATATTACAGTGAACTTGGCTGTTAAGCCAGAACTAACGATTCTGACATAAAATGACAAAATCCTGTGTGTAGCCTACCTTTGTGTTCTCTGTGCTGCAGGCCTGTGGGCGTTGGTGAACAATGCTGGCGTTTCAACATTTGGGGAAGTAGAGTTCACGTCTATGGATACCTACAAGCAGGTGTCAGAGGTCAACCTCTGGGGAACCATCAGGGTCACCAAGGCTTTCCTGCCATTAGTCCGCAGGGCcaaaggtctgtgtgtgtttgtgtgtatttgtgttttaaagAGGTTTGGGTGACCCACCCAAGTGCCCAGCCAAGCACTATCAAATCACACATTTATTGTGATTGATTAATGTGGACTATAATGTGGACTATTGTGATTGATTAATGTGTAACTTGATTTGATGAccaaagttgtgttgtttcccAAAGGCGTTGTTTTGAAAAGTGGACTTGTTTAGTTGTAGGGTTGTCCCCCTACGTGGTTATACATAggagtactcgttaaatcaacCAATTTAACCTCAGAGTAATGTTTGAGGAATTCCCTCTTGAGAAAGCTTAACTGTGGACCTGCATGGCTGCCAGCTTTAGGGCCCTCAGGATTAACACAAAGCCTGTGTGCTGGCGTCCGGGCCCTGGTAAACCTTTTAAGGACCGTTATTTCAGACGTGTAAGCTACAtcaataacgtgtgtgtgtgtgtgtgtgtgtgtgtgtgtgtgtgtgtgtgtgtgtgtgtgtgtgtgtgtgtgtgtgtgtgtgtgtgtgtgtgtgtgtgtgtgtgtgtgtgtgtgtgtgtgtgtgtgtgtgtgtgtgtgatacctgACTAGTACTGATTTATTGTTCATGTGCTTCATCATCCAGGAGTTTGACACAGACGGCAGCCTGTGCCCATTTATTAACAGCCAACTTTCGGttacaaaaatgtatttgttgaGCATCGCCATGTGTCTTTGCAAGGTCTAAGCCTTGAAGGGCCCTTATTTTACTACTACTAGTCTGTAGGGTCCAACATAGAGTTGACTTAGGACTTGTTCGATCCATCATACATGTCATGTCAAGTGGATTGATTTGGAAGTGGCTTGTAAAAAAATGGGTGAACCGAATACTAGGGTTGCATCGAaaattcggccaccgaaaatgtcCCAAAACACAATTTTCGGTTTCGGAAAAGGCAGGAAAAAAATACCGaacatttctatttttgatGATATGAGAAAAAAAATTCAACCAGTGTGGAATGAGCCGGGTGTGCTTTATCAAAAGAGAGATAAAAAAAGAGCCGCACGTGAATTTGTAAACAACTAAAtgacaatacaaaaaaataaaaaagagccGAGCGCACCTGttaaaattaattaatgaaaTTAATGAAAAGcagcaaaagccacattcggtattcggtttcggctttcggccaactgtttcagtatattcggtttcggtttcggccaagaattttcatttcggtgcgtCCCTACCGTAGCATGGTGGTAAAACAAGGGTCCGTTAACCAGCTCATACTGTCTCCTCGGTGGCTCCAACCCAGTTCCTGGGTTGGagccccagagaaaggaccaagtttcTTTAGGTcaggttggagtcccagagaaaggaccaagtttcTTTAGGTCAGGTTGGagccccagagaaaggaccaagtttcTTTAGGTCAGGTTGGagccccagagaaaggaccaagtttcTTTAGGTCAGGTTGGagccccagagaaaggaccaagtttcTTTAGGTCAGGTTGGagccccagagaaaggaccaagtttcTTTAGGTCAGGTTGGagccccagagaaaggaccaagtttcTTTAGGTCAGGTTGGagccccagagaaaggaccaagtttcTTTAGGTCAGGTTGGagccccagagaaaggaccaagtttcTTTAGGTCAGGTTGGagccccagagaaaggaccaagtttcTTTAGGTCAGGTTGGagccccagagaaaggaccaagtttcTTTAGGTCAGGTTGGagccccagagaaaggaccaagtttcTTTAGGTCAGGTTGGagccccagagaaaggaccaagtttcTTTAGGTCAGGTTGGagccccagagaaaggaccaagtttcTTTAGGTCAGGTTGGAGATCTGACCTGGGTACCAGAGACATGAACTTTGAAGGGTTCGAGACCTGaattctgtctgggttagagtcctagaatccgggttggactCCCAGAAAAAAGGACCacgttcctttaggtcgggtttgAGTCCCGACATGGGTACCAGAGAGAccgttgatctgatcttaaataaattgcactttctaaaatgcttttcTAAAATctattttactattttttttgcatatgttttcttttacttatctattattttattttatcgtatgacaatgtttatacgtgaagcactttgagtctgccttgtgtatgaagaGTGCTACATGAAGGAAGTGGCCTTGCCTTGACGAGCACTAACGGACTCTCCGCCCGCAGGCCGTGTGGTGAACCTCGCCGGGGTGTACGGCCGCATGGGCCGCGTCCTGCGCTCGCAGCTCTGCGTCTCCAAGTACGGCGTGGAGGCCTTCTCGGACTGCCTGCGCTACGAGATGAGGCTCTGGGGGGTGAAGGTGTCCATCGTGGAGGCCGGGAGCCTCGCGGGCGCCAAGGGCAACCTGGCGCGCGACACGGTGTCTGCCACGGCCAACAAGCTGTGGCACGAGGCGGCCGCCCCCATCAAGGAGGACTACGGGAAGGCGCACTTTGACCAGCAGATGGCGCTGGTGCGCTCGGGCTGCACCGCCGGAGACCGCGACGTGAGGCCCGTGCTGGACGACATCACGGACGCCATCGTGTCCAAGAGGCCGTACACGCGCTACAACCCCATGGAGCCGCACTGGTGGATCCGCATGCAGCTCATGACGCACCTGCCCGCCGCCATATCAGACCGACTGTACTTCTAAGATGGCCACCGGGGAGATCGCAGAGTCGCCACAACCCCCGTTGGTAGTAAGCGGCGGGAACGGACTCTAGGGCAACTGGTCCGTAGACTCCACCGACTCCCCAGGCCTCCTCCAGACCTGAATCCACGTCACTCACAGCCTTAAATGCTCAAACGTTCAACCATTGCACTTTGATTGTCTGTTTGTATATCCCGTTCTATTCAGGTTAATACGTTCCACAGGGTTGTTGCCTTATGGTTTGGTAACAGCACGGCTCTGAGAGTCCGGATGAGGAGAGCTTCAGGTTGGATGGTGATGCTGAATGCCAATGGTATGCTGCTGCATGGGGAGGGGGAATTGAAATGTCTTTTTCTTCGTTTTTAGCTTCTGGCCGAGACCAGGGCATTTCAAGCGGAGTCTCCTGCCGTTCAGTTGAGGCCCGCTCCAGGAACCGGCCGGGGCCGGCCGCTGTAGGACTGGGCAGACCCTGCCAGGGACCCTGGTTATGTAATGGAAACAGAAGCAGCCTTTGTCTAACGCGTTTCATAGGATCCCGTTAGTTACTTTAACAATTTCGTTTTTTTCCCCCGCTGCAAGTGGAGTTTCATCATTCTATTCAAGCCATAGTTATGACCGGAAAAACGTATCAGCCTTAAATATGTCTGTTCAGATGCAGCGAAAAATATGGTTGTATTATTTTTGGGCATTAAATACAATCTTGTTAGCCTTGGATGTAGTACCACTTGAAGCCACCAGGGGGTGTCAAAGTATTGGGTTTAACATTGTGGCCTTTGTGTTGGCTATCTGTTCGCTCCTCATCATTCACAGCCCTGCTGAGGATCACCATGTTAACAGATAGATAGGCACTTTATCTTGTAAGCACTAAGAGTACAATTGTGATATTCTGCTAGATATTGCCTGTAGGTGCTGCAATGATTTCATTAAGAATGAATGTCAAAATATGATGTCATGTCAGTTAAGTATAATTTCGCAAATGTTTCATGTGCAGAAAACAGTAATGCCAGAACCAGATGTTTAACATTAACGTCATGGTATCGAGTAGGCTATGTTATTGATATGAACCGACTTTTACGTGCAACCCGACTATTCAAAATAGCCTATGCATTTAAATAGCATTAAGTCTTTCCACAATTAGGTTTCATACAACTATTTTCAAATGAATACCTAATTTATTTTAATACCCATGTGTCTACTTAAACTAGACACAGAAGATTAAGCATAATCACACGGATTCAATCGCCATCTTTGTCATTTTCAGATAAGTGTACTCAATTGAAATCCTTCCAAAACAATCAGCTCAGTCTTTAATGTCCTATCAAAGGAGTGATTTGTATCgatgaataaaacattttagTACACCCAAGTATccaaaactgtaaaaaaaaaaagaaaaaacacagaggACATGATCATTTTATGTAGTTTATTACTTCCTTTGAACAGTCTAATAAACTCTGCTAATTTATTACATGTGAAGATGATTTCCACCTCTATTAAACAGTATTAAGAGCTTTACATTATACTTCACAGCACACTCGTATCCCCCCGGGCCGCTCCTGTCCTCTCCGCTCACAAAACTAAACCTTTGTGTGACAAAGAACACCGTAGACGACATAAAAAGCAGCACGGACAAAAAGCACCGAGTTGACAGGTTGTTGCTgtcttgtgtttattttatttttatcaccAAGCTCACTCGTTCTGCACTGGGGTAGTTCAGACAAACGGGCAGGATGCCGTTTTCCAAATGCACTTAATACTTGACAGAGAACTGGAGGTGACCTAAACAGTGTTAAGAGACGGAACGTGTTAAGGGCTGTAACAGATCAGAGGCCCTGCTACCATGGTGAAAGGTATCATGGGAATGAGTATTGATGCGAGGTCCTCGTCAAACCAAGCGTGTTCAGGAAGATGGCTTACGAGTAACGAAATCACTGAAGTCATATCTGAAGTGACTCAACTGCAGAAAGATGCCTTCACTGGGGATGTTTTGACTCAATACCACGCCTGCGTCTTAGAAACATAGAACATAGAAGCATTTGGAGATAAATAAATTGTCCTTGCCTTTATGATTCGGGAGGGCAAGTGGGGTTTGAGGCAGACATCACGCTAAGGG
This is a stretch of genomic DNA from Gadus macrocephalus chromosome 23, ASM3116895v1. It encodes these proteins:
- the gyg1b gene encoding glycogenin-1b isoform X2; the protein is MADQAFVTLATNDNYAKGAMVLARSLRNHHTTRKLVVLTGPQVSDPCQSVLKKLFDEVRVVDVLDSKDTAHLAMMKRPDLGVTFTKLHCWTLTHYSKCVFMDADTLVVSNIDDLFEREELSAAPDPGWPDCFNTGVFVFQPSMATYEKLMQYSAEHGSFDGGDQGVLNGFFSSWATTDISKHLPFIYNLSSIALYTYLPAFKQYGGNAKVVHFLGQMKPWSLTFDPKAQKVRGGSQDAVASHSSFLLDWWTLYSREVLPLLQEHYGDQPFHSGCVEAEECQEASAAASEASRLSSEERRERWERGQADYMGEDSFENIQKKLDAFLK
- the gyg1b gene encoding glycogenin-1b isoform X1 — its product is MADQAFVTLATNDNYAKGAMVLARSLRNHHTTRKLVVLTGPQVSDPCQSVLKKLFDEVRVVDVLDSKDTAHLAMMKRPDLGVTFTKLHCWTLTHYSKCVFMDADTLVVSNIDDLFEREELSAAPDPGWPDCFNTGVFVFQPSMATYEKLMQYSAEHGSFDGGDQGVLNGFFSSWATTDISKHLPFIYNLSSIALYTYLPAFKQYGGNAKVVHFLGQMKPWSLTFDPKAQKVRGGSQDAVASHSSFLLDWWTLYSREVLPLLQEHYGDQPFHSGCVEYSDTCEEGQAEECQEASAAASEASRLSSEERRERWERGQADYMGEDSFENIQKKLDAFLK
- the bdh1 gene encoding D-beta-hydroxybutyrate dehydrogenase, mitochondrial encodes the protein MASTSWVRVVVLVSFSVLLTLALGFGLPAVLTLAAGCFGFAERSVTECIVFVYLVFVAYVAMPRVPRGVVEVKNKAVFITGCDSGYGNALAKHLHKLGFTVFAGCLLKDDDGEGAKELEELKCDRMNVLQLDVRSEEQVTKAVEYVQESLADKATGLWALVNNAGVSTFGEVEFTSMDTYKQVSEVNLWGTIRVTKAFLPLVRRAKGRVVNLAGVYGRMGRVLRSQLCVSKYGVEAFSDCLRYEMRLWGVKVSIVEAGSLAGAKGNLARDTVSATANKLWHEAAAPIKEDYGKAHFDQQMALVRSGCTAGDRDVRPVLDDITDAIVSKRPYTRYNPMEPHWWIRMQLMTHLPAAISDRLYF